A genomic stretch from Actinomadura rubteroloni includes:
- a CDS encoding lysylphosphatidylglycerol synthase transmembrane domain-containing protein, which produces MGTRTETSAARRPQGAARVVRALGRVAAAEAPLSRVLLGTAVAAAVVALAVRHRAAMDAGSESLIGADRQWLLLAFAATAAMWCVGTVTQLGSMPVTPPVGRVFAVQVAASFANHLLPAGSGGMAVNVRFLRRCGMTRGAAVGSVGLNSLAGLVTHLLLLAVAVIAVPSTLGMIGDRVSWDAVGQAVASHVWIAVAVAAVAAIAALLWLVPGRRGRAVVAKLARAGARLVRELAALRTVLAHPGRAVALWLGSLTAPLLHGVVLFAVLRSIDVPITAGITVVVYVVVSSVSALLPSPGGIGGLDVVLVAGLIWAGVPSPAALGAVVGYRLITVWLPLVPGAFVLAVLLRRRII; this is translated from the coding sequence GTGGGAACGCGTACTGAGACGAGTGCGGCGCGGCGTCCGCAGGGGGCGGCGCGCGTCGTCCGCGCGCTCGGCCGTGTCGCGGCGGCGGAGGCGCCGCTGTCGCGGGTGCTGCTCGGCACGGCGGTCGCCGCCGCGGTCGTCGCGCTGGCCGTCCGGCACCGGGCGGCGATGGACGCGGGCAGCGAGAGCCTCATCGGCGCGGACCGGCAGTGGCTGCTGCTCGCCTTCGCCGCCACCGCCGCGATGTGGTGCGTCGGGACGGTCACGCAGCTCGGCTCGATGCCGGTGACCCCCCCGGTCGGACGCGTGTTCGCCGTGCAGGTCGCCGCCTCGTTCGCCAACCATCTGCTGCCGGCGGGGTCCGGCGGGATGGCCGTGAACGTCCGGTTCCTGAGACGGTGCGGGATGACGCGCGGCGCGGCCGTCGGGTCGGTCGGGCTGAACTCGCTCGCCGGGCTGGTGACGCATCTGCTGCTGCTCGCCGTCGCCGTGATCGCGGTGCCGTCCACGCTCGGGATGATCGGCGACCGGGTGAGCTGGGACGCCGTCGGGCAGGCCGTCGCGTCCCATGTCTGGATCGCCGTGGCGGTCGCGGCGGTCGCCGCCATAGCGGCCCTGCTGTGGCTCGTCCCGGGGCGGCGCGGACGCGCCGTCGTCGCGAAGCTGGCCAGGGCCGGGGCGCGGCTCGTGCGCGAGCTGGCCGCGCTGCGGACCGTCCTCGCGCATCCGGGACGCGCGGTGGCGCTGTGGCTGGGCTCGCTCACGGCGCCGCTGCTGCACGGCGTCGTGCTGTTCGCGGTGCTGCGGAGCATCGACGTCCCGATCACGGCCGGCATCACGGTCGTGGTCTACGTCGTCGTCTCCTCGGTCTCGGCCCTGCTGCCGTCGCCCGGCGGGATCGGCGGGCTGGACGTCGTGCTCGTCGCCGGGCTGATCTGGGCGGGCGTCCCGTCCCCCGCGGCGCTCGGCGCGGTCGTCGGGTACCGGCTGATCACCGTCTGGCTGCCGCTGGTGCCGGGCGCGTTCGTGCTGGCCGTGCTGCTGCGCCGCAGGATCATCTGA
- a CDS encoding luciferase domain-containing protein: protein MGLVSTAYTPLAWRAVEQLRTWPALRLWRADCGSGRALAIAERQIVHLPDAHAAEVFLTWPVIERMGPPLWRHENVRVRPDSDWVEISLYGETDLELLISLTSVAIKAHLRVARGARPNALCPRVAWSRATSLEAGLATHA, encoded by the coding sequence ATGGGCCTCGTTTCCACGGCGTACACACCCCTTGCATGGCGCGCCGTCGAGCAGTTGCGGACATGGCCCGCGTTGCGGCTGTGGCGGGCCGATTGCGGCTCGGGGCGCGCCCTCGCGATCGCCGAGCGGCAGATCGTCCACCTCCCCGACGCGCACGCCGCCGAGGTGTTCCTGACCTGGCCGGTCATCGAGCGGATGGGGCCGCCGCTGTGGCGGCACGAGAACGTCCGCGTCCGGCCGGACTCGGACTGGGTCGAGATCTCCCTGTACGGCGAGACCGACCTGGAACTGCTGATCTCGCTGACCAGCGTGGCGATCAAGGCGCACCTGCGGGTCGCCCGCGGCGCCCGGCCGAATGCGCTCTGCCCGCGCGTCGCCTGGAGCCGCGCGACCTCGCTGGAGGCCGGGCTGGCCACGCACGCCTAG
- a CDS encoding fumarylacetoacetate hydrolase family protein, translated as MKFVRYAEDRAVRVGVVDGDVVRTIDGLSDLLPLIEDGSLHTVGATALRHGAGVPLDGILPLSPIATPPTVRDFYAFEQHVRAGRASRGRTIDPGWYEMPVFYFSNPYAVLGCGDVRMTPGTEAFDFELEVAAIVGRPGRDLTPAEAEDHIAGYCVLNDWSGRDVQRREMRQAMGPVKGKDTATGLGPYLVTPDEIADRKEGNGHRLEMTCTINGVPYSRALWSDVYWSFAEMIAYASRGTEVRPGDVIGSGTCGTGCILELAQTHGADAYPWLKPGDEVAATIEALGTLHNTVIEAAPITPLRPTPPPA; from the coding sequence GTGAAGTTCGTCCGCTACGCCGAGGACCGGGCCGTCCGAGTAGGGGTCGTGGACGGAGACGTCGTCCGCACGATCGACGGGCTCTCGGACCTGCTCCCGCTCATCGAGGACGGCTCACTGCACACCGTCGGCGCGACCGCGCTACGGCACGGCGCAGGCGTCCCACTGGACGGGATCCTGCCGCTGTCCCCGATCGCCACGCCCCCGACCGTCCGGGACTTCTACGCGTTCGAGCAGCACGTACGCGCCGGCCGAGCCTCGCGCGGCCGGACGATCGACCCGGGCTGGTACGAGATGCCGGTCTTCTACTTCTCCAACCCGTACGCGGTGCTCGGCTGCGGCGACGTCCGGATGACCCCCGGCACCGAGGCCTTCGACTTCGAGCTGGAGGTCGCCGCGATCGTCGGCCGACCCGGCCGCGACCTGACCCCCGCCGAAGCCGAAGACCACATCGCCGGCTACTGCGTCCTCAACGACTGGAGCGGACGCGACGTCCAGCGTCGCGAGATGCGCCAGGCGATGGGACCGGTCAAAGGCAAGGACACCGCCACCGGCCTCGGCCCCTATCTCGTCACCCCGGACGAGATCGCCGACAGGAAGGAGGGCAACGGCCACCGCCTGGAGATGACGTGCACCATCAACGGCGTCCCGTACTCCCGAGCGCTGTGGTCCGACGTCTACTGGTCCTTCGCCGAAATGATCGCCTACGCTTCGCGCGGCACCGAGGTACGCCCCGGCGACGTGATCGGCTCAGGCACCTGCGGCACCGGCTGCATCCTGGAACTAGCCCAGACCCACGGCGCGGACGCCTACCCCTGGCTCAAACCAGGAGACGAGGTGGCCGCCACCATCGAAGCCCTGGGCACCCTCCACAACACGGTCATAGAAGCCGCGCCCATAACCCCCCTACGCCCGACCCCACCACCCGCCTAA
- a CDS encoding TIGR01777 family oxidoreductase — translation MRVAVSGASGVIGGALAESLAGDGHEVVRLVRREPRRVGEVGWDPLGRVGALTGVDAVVHLAGAGVGERRWTSAYKRAIYDSRVRGTATLASALARMDEPPRVFVSGSAVGYYGDAGDRVLSEDDPSGDDFLARVCRDWEDAAGAAEDAGIRTVRIRTGLVVSPRGGAFGRMLPLFRLGLGGPLGGGRQYWSLISLADEVAAIRHVIDTSALSGPVNLACPDPVTNRQVTAALGRALHRPAVLPVPGPALWLALGEFARTGVLASQRVMPERLLASGFAFAHPTHQEVIRQVTTAPD, via the coding sequence ATGAGGGTTGCGGTCAGCGGGGCTTCCGGGGTGATCGGGGGTGCGTTGGCGGAGAGCTTGGCTGGGGACGGGCATGAGGTCGTCCGGCTCGTTCGGCGTGAGCCTCGGCGTGTGGGTGAGGTCGGCTGGGATCCCTTGGGGCGTGTCGGGGCGCTGACCGGTGTTGACGCGGTGGTGCATCTTGCCGGTGCCGGGGTTGGTGAGCGGCGTTGGACGTCCGCTTATAAGCGCGCGATCTACGACAGCCGTGTGCGTGGGACGGCCACGCTCGCGAGCGCGCTGGCTCGTATGGATGAGCCGCCTCGTGTGTTCGTTTCCGGTTCGGCGGTCGGGTATTACGGCGATGCCGGCGATCGGGTTCTTTCGGAGGACGATCCGTCGGGGGACGACTTTCTCGCGCGCGTCTGCCGTGACTGGGAGGACGCGGCCGGGGCTGCTGAGGACGCGGGGATCCGTACCGTCCGGATCCGCACGGGGCTCGTCGTCTCTCCGCGCGGCGGCGCGTTCGGGCGGATGCTGCCGCTGTTCCGTCTGGGGCTCGGCGGGCCGTTGGGCGGCGGGCGGCAGTACTGGAGTCTGATCTCGCTGGCCGATGAGGTGGCGGCCATCCGGCATGTCATTGATACCTCGGCGCTGTCGGGGCCGGTGAATCTGGCGTGTCCGGATCCGGTGACCAACCGGCAGGTCACCGCGGCGCTCGGCCGGGCGCTGCACCGTCCGGCGGTGCTGCCGGTGCCCGGTCCCGCTCTGTGGCTCGCTCTCGGCGAGTTCGCTCGGACGGGCGTGCTCGCCAGCCAGCGCGTCATGCCGGAGCGCCTCCTCGCGTCCGGTTTCGCGTTCGCCCATCCCACCCATCAGGAGGTCATCCGCCAGGTCACCACGGCGCCTGACTGA
- a CDS encoding DUF6531 domain-containing protein, with translation MTRRTLPPRTYGKPPRTTSTTPPTTVRRPTGPHVGGDPIGIVTGKVFLTQNHVTLPGALPLVLERTHISSYRAGRLFGPSWAGPRHSTFDPLR, from the coding sequence ATGACCCGGCGTACACTCCCTCCCCGCACCTATGGAAAACCGCCCCGCACAACTTCGACCACGCCACCCACTACCGTTCGTCGTCCGACAGGCCCCCACGTAGGCGGCGACCCGATCGGCATCGTGACCGGCAAGGTTTTCCTCACCCAGAACCACGTCACCCTGCCCGGTGCCCTACCGCTTGTGCTGGAGCGCACCCACATCTCGTCCTACCGGGCAGGACGCCTTTTCGGCCCGTCGTGGGCCGGGCCTCGACACTCGACGTTCGATCCGTTGAGGTGA
- a CDS encoding adenylate/guanylate cyclase domain-containing protein — MTVRRVVGGGTAGWHAGRAAVARHLGARLEEHPGLPRTLLELRVRWVLLVVVGVANLGGAVVVLLFAVFVLPDPSLPDRDHARLVNTVAFFGYPLVAAPFVLAAGLRLWKPVIALVREGRVTDAAQGRAVLLGPLRLTLLVGGLWTLGAAGWAVLDIVLFVPELAVKTGLTCLLGALTTCTIVYLLSERLLRPAAALVLAAGQSRRIRLPGVVTRAMLAWALGTAVPVFGLICVGVAVLFGPPISTTQLALTMIVLAGTAILVGMCVTLIAIKAVADPITTVRTGMARVERGDLDARIDVYDASEVGQLQAGFNHMVAGLRQHERLRDLFGRHVGEQVADLALESDGIELGGETRDVAVLFVDLTGSTRLAATHSPDEVVELLNRFFGVVVAAVGAHGGWINKFEGDAALAVFGAPLELDDAAGGALGAARELHRRLRAEVPQLDFGVGVSAGTVVAGYIGAEQRFEYTVIGDPVNEGARLSDLAKTVPGRVLAAGHLLDLAHLAEAEAWECGRSVTLRGRTRPTRLAAPVSDAQESRRPRTWVPKPRVPRMLRRPPGEDGDPDDEPPAAPV; from the coding sequence ATGACCGTCCGGCGTGTCGTCGGCGGTGGCACCGCGGGGTGGCACGCGGGTCGGGCGGCGGTGGCGCGGCATCTCGGCGCGCGGCTGGAGGAGCATCCGGGGTTGCCCCGGACGCTGCTCGAACTGCGCGTCCGGTGGGTTCTGCTGGTCGTCGTCGGGGTGGCGAACCTTGGCGGCGCGGTGGTCGTGCTGTTGTTCGCTGTGTTCGTCCTGCCTGATCCGTCATTGCCCGACCGCGACCACGCACGGCTGGTCAATACCGTCGCGTTCTTCGGCTATCCGCTGGTCGCCGCGCCGTTCGTGCTGGCGGCGGGGTTGCGGCTGTGGAAACCGGTCATCGCGCTCGTCCGGGAGGGGCGGGTCACCGACGCCGCGCAAGGTCGGGCCGTCCTGCTTGGCCCGCTGCGGCTCACCCTGCTCGTCGGCGGCCTGTGGACGCTCGGCGCCGCGGGCTGGGCGGTGCTCGACATCGTCCTGTTCGTCCCGGAACTCGCCGTCAAGACGGGGCTCACCTGCCTGCTCGGCGCCCTCACCACCTGCACGATCGTCTACCTGCTGTCGGAGCGGCTGCTGCGGCCCGCCGCCGCGCTCGTCCTGGCCGCCGGGCAGTCGCGCCGGATCCGGCTGCCGGGCGTCGTGACCCGCGCGATGCTCGCCTGGGCGCTCGGTACCGCCGTGCCGGTGTTCGGGTTGATCTGCGTCGGCGTCGCCGTGCTGTTCGGCCCGCCGATCAGTACGACGCAGCTCGCCCTCACGATGATCGTGCTCGCGGGCACCGCCATCCTCGTCGGGATGTGCGTCACGCTCATCGCCATCAAGGCCGTCGCCGATCCCATCACGACGGTCCGGACGGGCATGGCGCGGGTCGAACGCGGGGACCTCGATGCGCGGATCGACGTCTATGACGCCAGCGAAGTCGGGCAGCTCCAAGCGGGCTTCAACCACATGGTGGCGGGGCTGCGGCAGCACGAACGGCTCCGCGACCTGTTCGGGCGGCACGTCGGCGAGCAGGTCGCCGACCTCGCGCTGGAGAGCGACGGCATCGAGCTGGGCGGGGAGACGCGCGACGTCGCCGTCCTGTTCGTGGACCTCACCGGCTCCACCCGGCTCGCCGCGACCCACAGCCCGGACGAGGTCGTGGAGCTGCTCAACCGGTTCTTCGGCGTCGTGGTGGCCGCCGTCGGCGCGCACGGCGGATGGATCAACAAGTTCGAGGGCGACGCCGCGCTCGCGGTGTTCGGCGCGCCCCTCGAACTGGACGACGCGGCGGGCGGCGCGCTCGGCGCGGCCCGCGAGTTGCACCGGCGGCTGCGCGCCGAGGTCCCGCAGCTCGACTTCGGCGTCGGCGTCTCGGCGGGCACGGTCGTCGCCGGGTACATCGGAGCGGAGCAGCGGTTCGAGTACACGGTCATCGGCGACCCGGTGAACGAGGGCGCGCGGCTCAGCGACCTGGCCAAGACGGTGCCGGGCCGGGTGCTCGCCGCCGGGCACCTCCTCGACCTGGCCCACCTCGCCGAGGCGGAGGCGTGGGAGTGCGGCCGGTCGGTCACGCTGCGGGGACGCACGCGTCCGACGCGCCTGGCCGCGCCCGTGTCCGACGCGCAGGAATCGCGGCGGCCGCGCACGTGGGTGCCGAAACCCCGCGTCCCCCGGATGCTGCGGCGCCCGCCGGGGGAGGACGGCGATCCTGACGATGAACCGCCCGCCGCGCCCGTCTGA
- a CDS encoding sensor histidine kinase: MIERRAWSIRLRMTLLATLVSALVCGGVAALIVATARQHDEDRRHERAVVAALRIQSEVEQDHLAALASGRLPPALFQVVDAGGRVAASGGLIRGAPRIASFAPRAGEVYTARRLCSPVGIHGCVEVVAFRVRHAGDTWTVYVAHLLTPWYVRPRIPLLALGIAMIIVGATAFLTWRTVNRTLAPVGAIRTELAEITAKSSGRRVPVPHNHDEIRLLAETVNATLDRLDGALEKQRRFTSDASHDLRSPITAARTQIEEALLAPDEMDWVEVAHGVLNSLERLQAIVTDLLELARLDAGNGPNREVVDLAALVSIELGRAERTKEVVPHLAMDVTVRGERLRLSRLLTNLLDNAERHAESRIEVRVRAEGDTAVLEVQDDGDGIAEKNREVVFERFARLKASREKDANGTGLGLPIALQIARAHGGTLRIEDSPKGARFVLRLPKAARP, encoded by the coding sequence GTGATCGAACGGCGAGCATGGTCGATACGGCTGCGGATGACGCTGCTGGCCACCCTTGTCTCCGCCCTCGTGTGCGGCGGAGTGGCCGCCCTGATCGTCGCGACGGCCCGGCAGCACGACGAGGACCGGCGGCACGAGCGTGCCGTCGTGGCCGCGCTGCGCATCCAGTCCGAGGTCGAGCAGGACCATCTGGCCGCGCTCGCGTCCGGACGCCTCCCGCCCGCGCTGTTCCAGGTCGTGGACGCGGGTGGGCGCGTCGCCGCGTCCGGCGGCCTCATCCGGGGCGCGCCGCGCATCGCGTCGTTCGCGCCGCGCGCCGGCGAGGTCTACACGGCCCGTCGCCTGTGCTCGCCGGTGGGGATCCACGGCTGCGTCGAGGTGGTGGCGTTCCGCGTCCGGCACGCCGGCGACACGTGGACGGTCTACGTCGCCCACCTGCTGACCCCCTGGTACGTGCGTCCACGGATCCCGCTGCTCGCCCTCGGCATCGCGATGATCATCGTCGGCGCGACGGCCTTCCTCACCTGGCGCACCGTCAACCGGACGCTCGCCCCGGTCGGCGCGATCCGCACCGAACTCGCCGAGATCACCGCTAAGTCGTCGGGACGGCGCGTGCCCGTCCCGCACAACCACGACGAGATCCGGCTGCTCGCCGAGACCGTCAACGCCACCCTGGACCGGCTCGACGGCGCGCTGGAGAAGCAGCGGCGCTTCACCTCCGACGCGTCGCACGACCTGCGCAGCCCGATCACGGCGGCGCGGACCCAGATCGAGGAGGCGCTGCTCGCCCCCGACGAGATGGACTGGGTGGAGGTCGCGCACGGCGTCCTCAACAGCCTCGAACGGCTCCAGGCGATCGTCACCGACCTGCTCGAACTCGCGCGGCTCGACGCGGGCAACGGCCCGAACCGGGAGGTCGTGGACCTCGCCGCGCTGGTCTCGATCGAACTCGGCCGGGCCGAGCGCACCAAGGAGGTCGTCCCGCACCTGGCGATGGACGTGACGGTGCGCGGCGAGCGGCTGCGGCTGTCCCGGCTGCTGACGAACCTCCTCGACAACGCCGAACGGCACGCCGAGTCGCGCATCGAGGTCCGGGTGCGCGCCGAGGGCGACACCGCCGTGCTGGAGGTCCAGGACGACGGGGACGGCATCGCGGAGAAGAACCGCGAGGTCGTGTTCGAGCGGTTCGCGCGGCTCAAGGCGTCGCGGGAGAAGGACGCCAACGGGACGGGCCTCGGCCTGCCGATCGCACTGCAGATCGCACGCGCCCACGGCGGGACGCTCCGGATCGAGGACAGCCCGAAGGGCGCCCGTTTCGTCCTGCGCCTCCCGAAGGCGGCGCGGCCCTGA
- a CDS encoding Crp/Fnr family transcriptional regulator codes for MVTSERPRRGVTPPPDDRAVEPTFWDALTAQERHELSSLSDHVDMPADRVLWEEGALADHALVILRGSVRVWVERDGCRRTLAVRGAGSLIGERAELGRRTRSAGVVTLEQVRMLRVPAGLFAAFLSVHARLHGVLERQMYARLGENAPGRLTRVRLTIQHPGGVALPDSGDDVHVATRPIPGLPAANRLGDECVAGAGHSSTWPLALPDLVEDDTDGEPTRPYPAPRDGWRLGDHYDPNTPSDTGPHAAPPAPAPADDGVVPGLTARYAVVEAGAGPSALDGGAAPRPMADPSGWAGRMCAILFTDVAGFSGPHRTDEDRYHVRHIMYDMLRAGFTASGVPWAACYHEDRGDGAFIVVPAEIPPRALVSPLLPLLADALRRHNHRSSAAFTVQLRVAMNIGQVYPDAEGMSGLAIIRTARMLDAPVLKKQMAGTGADLGFITSEFVYDAILAEGGGPWFQRVPVRVKESKMTAWMRLWGASTGAGDRV; via the coding sequence GTGGTGACGTCGGAGCGCCCGCGGCGGGGCGTGACACCGCCGCCGGACGACCGGGCCGTCGAGCCGACGTTCTGGGACGCGCTCACCGCCCAGGAGCGGCACGAGCTGTCCAGCCTGTCCGATCACGTCGACATGCCCGCCGACCGCGTCCTCTGGGAGGAGGGCGCGCTCGCCGACCACGCGCTCGTCATCCTCAGGGGCAGCGTCCGCGTGTGGGTGGAACGTGACGGATGCCGCCGGACCCTCGCCGTCAGGGGCGCGGGCAGCCTCATCGGGGAACGTGCCGAGCTGGGGCGGCGCACCCGGTCCGCGGGCGTCGTCACCCTGGAGCAGGTGCGGATGCTGCGGGTTCCAGCGGGTCTGTTCGCGGCGTTCCTGTCCGTCCACGCGCGGCTGCACGGCGTGCTGGAACGGCAGATGTACGCGCGGCTCGGCGAGAACGCGCCCGGACGGCTCACCCGGGTCCGGCTGACGATCCAGCACCCCGGCGGCGTCGCGCTGCCCGACTCCGGCGACGACGTGCACGTCGCGACGCGTCCGATCCCGGGGCTTCCGGCGGCCAACCGGCTCGGCGACGAGTGCGTCGCGGGCGCCGGGCACAGCTCGACTTGGCCGCTCGCGTTGCCGGACCTGGTCGAGGACGACACGGACGGCGAGCCGACCCGCCCCTACCCGGCACCGCGCGACGGGTGGCGGCTCGGCGACCACTACGACCCGAACACGCCGTCCGACACCGGTCCGCACGCCGCGCCGCCCGCCCCCGCGCCGGCCGACGACGGCGTGGTCCCCGGTCTGACCGCGCGGTACGCCGTGGTCGAGGCCGGAGCCGGACCGTCCGCGCTGGACGGCGGCGCGGCGCCGCGGCCGATGGCCGACCCGTCGGGCTGGGCCGGGCGCATGTGCGCGATCCTGTTCACCGACGTCGCCGGGTTCAGCGGCCCGCACCGCACCGACGAGGACCGCTACCACGTGCGGCACATCATGTACGACATGCTGCGCGCGGGCTTCACGGCGTCGGGCGTCCCGTGGGCGGCCTGCTACCACGAGGACCGGGGCGACGGCGCGTTCATCGTCGTCCCGGCGGAGATCCCGCCGCGCGCCCTGGTCAGCCCGCTGCTGCCGCTGCTGGCGGACGCGCTGCGCCGCCACAACCACCGGTCCAGCGCCGCGTTCACCGTCCAGCTCCGGGTGGCGATGAACATCGGCCAGGTCTACCCCGACGCCGAGGGCATGTCCGGGCTCGCGATCATCCGGACCGCGCGGATGCTCGACGCCCCGGTGCTCAAGAAGCAGATGGCCGGCACCGGCGCCGACCTCGGCTTCATCACGTCCGAGTTCGTCTACGACGCGATCCTCGCCGAGGGCGGCGGGCCGTGGTTCCAGCGCGTCCCCGTCCGGGTCAAGGAGTCGAAGATGACCGCGTGGATGCGGCTGTGGGGCGCGTCCACCGGGGCCGGCGACCGGGTCTGA
- a CDS encoding helix-turn-helix domain-containing protein translates to MATDQGPVVQSAQLRTELVQLRKEKGLTQEQVAHELDWSTSKIIRIEGGRNAVSRTDLQALLLKYDVTSESRQEKLQSLARGAREPAWWAPFRGDFSESYINLVGYEAGAAVIRHFQGSIIPGLLQTPEYAEVIAAGVVGPVRVGTVVKMRMERQRHMADRENPPRRYFVLDEATIRRHVGIMVDPGIMPRQLRKIADEVESDDRLTVRVIPFSIGSHKGVESTFTLMEFDSSLSDVLYLEGGRAASALFVGDEDRVANYRDAFEELLELSLSAERSVALLREAADQLMA, encoded by the coding sequence ATGGCGACTGACCAGGGGCCTGTGGTCCAGAGCGCGCAGCTGCGCACGGAACTCGTCCAGCTCCGCAAGGAGAAGGGGCTCACGCAGGAGCAGGTCGCGCACGAACTCGACTGGAGCACCTCGAAGATCATCCGCATCGAGGGGGGCAGGAACGCGGTCTCGCGCACCGATCTCCAGGCGCTGCTCCTCAAGTACGACGTGACGTCCGAAAGCAGACAGGAAAAGCTGCAGTCCCTGGCCCGGGGGGCACGGGAGCCGGCATGGTGGGCCCCCTTCCGGGGGGATTTCTCGGAGAGCTACATCAACTTGGTCGGATACGAGGCGGGGGCCGCGGTCATCCGGCACTTCCAGGGGTCGATCATTCCCGGATTGCTCCAGACGCCCGAGTACGCCGAGGTGATCGCGGCCGGAGTCGTCGGCCCGGTGCGGGTCGGCACGGTCGTCAAGATGCGGATGGAACGGCAGCGCCACATGGCCGACCGCGAGAACCCGCCGCGCCGGTACTTCGTGCTCGACGAGGCGACGATCCGCCGCCATGTCGGCATCATGGTCGACCCGGGGATCATGCCGCGGCAGCTCCGGAAGATCGCCGACGAGGTGGAGTCCGACGATCGGCTGACCGTCCGCGTCATCCCCTTCTCGATCGGCTCGCACAAGGGCGTGGAGAGCACGTTCACGCTCATGGAGTTCGATTCCAGTCTGAGCGACGTCCTCTATCTGGAGGGCGGCCGGGCGGCGAGCGCCCTGTTCGTCGGCGACGAGGACCGGGTCGCCAACTACCGGGACGCTTTCGAGGAACTCCTCGAACTGTCGCTCTCCGCCGAGCGTTCCGTCGCGCTGCTGCGCGAGGCGGCCGACCAGCTCATGGCCTGA
- a CDS encoding DUF397 domain-containing protein, with product MVEQSKDVSRLAWRKSTWSDENDCVEAARCEASVLVRDSRNVLGGVLEVSVPQWRDLLRSLRGA from the coding sequence ATGGTCGAACAGAGCAAGGACGTTTCCAGGCTCGCTTGGCGCAAGTCCACCTGGAGCGATGAAAATGATTGCGTCGAGGCCGCGCGGTGCGAGGCTTCGGTTTTGGTGCGTGATTCACGGAATGTCCTCGGTGGAGTTCTTGAGGTTTCCGTCCCGCAGTGGCGTGATCTGCTGCGGTCCCTTCGCGGTGCGTGA